The following are encoded together in the Bradyrhizobium algeriense genome:
- a CDS encoding EAL domain-containing protein encodes MTDHGHITAPRSAPLSARLEEAINHLSLGIAIFDEKREVVFCNERYREMYGLSPEQVKPGTPTHELIRHRLNLGLKVQVAVDDYIRERVGRDIALDTTMQEFTDGRIIAYTVYPIPGGGGMATHEDITEREELNARLKKQYELGKAQEETLRVRNFQFDTAINNMSQGLCFFDSDHRLIVCNDRFVEMYDIAPERVSPGMSLIEIVDLRFEAGSFPAMTRDEYLQWRTNVAVSNEPKDSIVELMNGRTFKIRHRPMPGGGWVATHEDITEQRQSEVKIEYMAHHDALTDLANRVLLNDRLEYVLGRIQHDEMVAVHHLDLDQFKAVNDTFGHPCGDKLLRIVAERLRGLVGDADTIARTGGDEFVVVQATIADPAAATSLAQGVIDALSEPYDIDGQQAVIGVSIGISVGPGDGSNPDKLLRNADLALYRAKSDGRGTFRFFEPAMDLQMQTRRVMEQDLRKALPAGEFVLHYQPVVNLASKEISGFEALIRWNHPAKGLISPATFIPLAEEIGFIVPLGEWVIRQACATAAQWPDNLHVAVNISAIQFRSPGLMQVIVSALAASGLAATRLEIEITESVLLHNKEATLAVLHQLRALGIRIAMDDFGTGYSSLTYLQSFPFDKIKIDRSFVKNITEDSSSLTIVRAVAALANGMGMTATAEGVETAEQLHSIASEGCTEMQGFLFSKPLPAAEIERQFLSERGARGVQGRIAVA; translated from the coding sequence ATGACGGATCACGGCCACATAACCGCCCCGCGGTCAGCGCCCCTGAGTGCGCGGCTCGAAGAGGCGATCAACCATTTATCGCTCGGCATCGCCATTTTTGACGAGAAACGCGAGGTCGTTTTCTGCAACGAGCGTTACAGGGAAATGTACGGGCTCTCGCCCGAACAGGTGAAGCCGGGGACGCCGACCCATGAACTGATCCGGCACCGGCTGAATCTCGGCCTGAAGGTGCAGGTCGCAGTCGATGATTACATCCGTGAGCGCGTCGGCCGCGACATCGCACTCGACACCACGATGCAGGAATTCACTGACGGCCGGATCATCGCCTACACCGTCTACCCGATACCCGGCGGCGGCGGAATGGCGACCCACGAGGACATCACCGAGCGCGAAGAGCTCAATGCCCGGCTGAAGAAACAATACGAACTCGGCAAGGCGCAGGAAGAGACGCTGCGCGTCAGGAACTTCCAGTTCGACACCGCCATCAACAACATGTCGCAGGGGCTCTGCTTCTTCGATTCCGACCACCGGCTGATCGTCTGCAACGATCGCTTTGTCGAGATGTATGATATTGCGCCCGAGCGCGTCAGCCCCGGCATGTCGCTGATCGAGATCGTCGACCTGCGCTTCGAAGCCGGCAGCTTTCCCGCCATGACGCGCGATGAATACCTTCAATGGCGCACCAACGTTGCGGTTTCCAACGAGCCGAAAGACAGCATCGTCGAATTGATGAACGGACGCACGTTCAAGATCCGGCACCGCCCGATGCCCGGCGGCGGCTGGGTCGCGACGCATGAAGACATCACCGAGCAGCGCCAGTCTGAGGTCAAGATCGAATACATGGCGCACCACGACGCGCTGACCGATCTGGCCAACCGGGTGCTGTTGAACGACCGGCTCGAATACGTGCTGGGCAGGATTCAGCACGACGAAATGGTGGCCGTCCATCATCTCGACCTCGATCAATTCAAGGCCGTCAACGATACGTTCGGCCATCCCTGCGGCGACAAGCTGCTGAGGATCGTCGCCGAGCGGTTACGCGGGCTCGTTGGCGACGCCGATACCATCGCGCGGACGGGCGGCGATGAATTCGTGGTCGTGCAGGCCACGATCGCGGACCCCGCCGCAGCTACTTCGCTGGCGCAGGGCGTCATCGATGCGCTGAGCGAGCCCTATGACATCGACGGCCAACAGGCCGTGATCGGCGTCAGCATCGGCATTTCGGTCGGTCCCGGTGACGGATCGAATCCCGACAAATTGTTGCGCAACGCCGACCTCGCGCTCTACCGCGCCAAGAGCGACGGCCGCGGCACGTTCCGCTTCTTCGAGCCCGCGATGGATTTGCAGATGCAGACCCGCCGCGTCATGGAGCAGGACCTGCGCAAAGCGCTGCCGGCAGGCGAATTCGTGCTGCACTACCAGCCGGTCGTCAACCTGGCGAGCAAGGAAATCAGCGGCTTTGAAGCCTTGATACGCTGGAATCATCCGGCCAAGGGATTGATCTCGCCGGCCACCTTCATTCCGCTGGCCGAAGAGATCGGCTTTATCGTCCCACTGGGCGAGTGGGTCATCCGGCAGGCCTGCGCCACCGCGGCGCAATGGCCCGACAACCTTCACGTCGCCGTCAATATTTCAGCGATCCAGTTTCGCAGTCCCGGCCTGATGCAGGTGATCGTCAGCGCGCTCGCCGCCTCCGGCCTCGCGGCCACGCGGCTGGAAATCGAAATCACCGAGAGCGTGTTGCTCCACAACAAGGAGGCGACGCTCGCGGTGCTGCATCAGTTGCGGGCGCTCGGGATCCGGATCGCAATGGACGATTTCGGCACCGGATATTCGTCGCTGACGTATTTGCAGAGCTTTCCGTTCGACAAGATCAAGATCGACCGTTCCTTCGTCAAGAACATCACCGAGGATTCGAGCTCGCTCACCATCGTGCGTGCGGTCGCCGCGCTCGCCAATGGCATGGGCATGACGGCGACCGCCGAGGGCGTGGAAACCGCCGAACAACTCCACAGCATCGCTTCCGAAGGATGCACGGAGATGCAGGGTTTTCTGTTCAGCAAGCCGCTACCCGCCGCCGAGATCGAGCGGCAGTTTCTATCGGAGCGCGGGGCACGCGGGGTTCAAGGCCGTATCGCGGTGGCGTGA
- a CDS encoding ABC transporter substrate-binding protein, whose amino-acid sequence MSTMKKLAVVSTAFGLLAATSSGVLAQKKYDPGASDTEIKIGNIMPYSGPASAYGVIAKTEEAYFKKINAEGGINGRKINFISYDDAYSPPKTVEQARKLVESDEALIVFNPLGTPPNTAIQKYLNSKKVPQLFVATGATKWNDPKNFPWTMGWQPNYQSETQIYAKYILKNKPDAKVGILYQNDDYGKDYLKGFKDGLGAKAASMIVLEESYEVSEPTIDSHLVKLKASGADVFINITTPKFAAQAIKKNAEIGWKPLHFLNNVSASIGSVMKPAGFENAQDIISSNYLKDTSDPEWKNDPGMKAFDEFLAKYYPEANRIDSFVMYGYTVAQGLVHVLKASGDNLTRENVMKQAANIRNLEIGSLLPGIKVNTSATDFAPISAVQLQKFKGETWERFGEVIDAEVGG is encoded by the coding sequence ATGTCCACAATGAAAAAACTTGCGGTTGTTTCGACCGCGTTTGGACTACTCGCGGCAACTTCGAGCGGCGTTCTCGCACAGAAGAAATACGACCCCGGCGCGAGCGATACCGAAATCAAGATCGGCAACATCATGCCCTACAGCGGACCGGCTTCCGCCTATGGCGTAATCGCCAAGACCGAGGAAGCCTATTTCAAGAAGATCAACGCCGAGGGCGGCATCAACGGCCGCAAGATCAACTTCATCAGCTATGACGACGCCTATAGCCCGCCGAAGACGGTGGAGCAGGCGCGCAAGCTGGTCGAGAGCGACGAAGCGCTGATCGTCTTCAATCCGCTCGGCACGCCGCCGAACACGGCGATCCAGAAATACCTCAACAGCAAGAAGGTGCCGCAACTGTTCGTCGCCACCGGCGCCACCAAGTGGAACGATCCGAAAAACTTCCCGTGGACGATGGGCTGGCAGCCCAACTACCAGAGCGAAACGCAGATCTATGCCAAGTACATTCTGAAGAACAAGCCGGACGCCAAGGTCGGGATCCTTTATCAGAACGACGACTACGGTAAGGACTATCTGAAGGGCTTCAAGGACGGACTCGGCGCCAAGGCCGCATCGATGATCGTCCTGGAGGAAAGCTACGAAGTCTCCGAGCCGACGATCGATTCCCACCTCGTCAAGCTGAAGGCAAGTGGCGCCGATGTGTTCATCAACATCACCACGCCCAAATTCGCGGCGCAGGCGATCAAGAAGAACGCCGAGATCGGCTGGAAGCCGCTGCACTTTCTCAATAACGTCTCGGCCTCGATTGGCAGCGTGATGAAACCGGCCGGCTTCGAGAATGCGCAGGACATCATCTCGTCCAATTACCTTAAGGATACGTCTGATCCGGAGTGGAAGAACGACCCCGGCATGAAAGCTTTCGATGAATTTCTGGCCAAATACTACCCCGAGGCCAACAGGATCGATAGCTTTGTGATGTATGGGTACACAGTCGCGCAGGGCCTTGTGCATGTGCTCAAAGCCAGCGGCGACAATCTCACCCGCGAGAACGTCATGAAGCAGGCAGCCAACATCAGGAATCTCGAGATCGGCAGCTTGCTGCCAGGTATCAAGGTCAACACCAGCGCTACCGACTTTGCCCCGATTTCGGCGGTCCAGCTTCAGAAGTTCAAAGGCGAGACCTGGGAACGCTTCGGCGAAGTGATTGATGCCGAGGTCGGCGGCTAA
- a CDS encoding MarR family transcriptional regulator — translation MTVSKAATDAVKPSRNNGKEIAGGAADGAAEHAGLQLGELAELLGYSLKRAQLKVFEDFLRCVAPLQLTPAQFSVLLLLDRNPGRNQTEIANTLGILRPNFVSMLDALESRGLCARMRSTNDRRSHILVLTDKGRAVLARAKKLVASKHEARLNELLGPANRVALLEMLSKIAAEF, via the coding sequence ATGACAGTTTCCAAGGCAGCGACCGATGCCGTCAAGCCGTCGCGCAACAACGGCAAGGAAATTGCGGGCGGCGCTGCGGATGGCGCCGCCGAGCATGCCGGGCTGCAACTGGGCGAATTGGCCGAACTGCTCGGCTATTCGCTCAAGCGCGCGCAGCTCAAGGTGTTCGAGGATTTTCTGCGCTGCGTCGCGCCGCTGCAACTGACACCGGCGCAATTCTCGGTGCTGCTGCTGCTCGACCGCAACCCCGGACGTAACCAGACCGAAATCGCCAACACGCTCGGCATCCTCAGGCCGAATTTCGTATCGATGCTGGATGCGCTGGAGAGCCGCGGCCTGTGCGCCCGGATGCGCTCGACCAACGACCGGCGCTCGCACATCCTGGTTCTGACCGACAAGGGAAGGGCGGTGCTGGCGCGCGCCAAGAAGCTGGTTGCCAGCAAGCACGAGGCGCGACTCAACGAATTGCTGGGCCCCGCCAACCGCGTAGCCCTGCTCGAAATGCTGTCGAAGATCGCGGCGGAGTTTTGA
- a CDS encoding ABC transporter substrate-binding protein, with protein sequence MSVINLRLGAFAAALALLAATSSGALAQKKYDTGATDTEIKIGNIMPYSGPASAYGVIGKTEEAYFRKINAEGGINGRKINFVSYDDAYSPPKTVEQARKLVESDEVLLVFNSLGTPPNTAIQKYLNTKKVPQLFVATGATKWNDPKDFPWTMGWQPNYQSESAIYAKYILKNNPNAKIAVLYQNDDYGKDYLKGFKDGLGAKAASMIVIEESYEVSEPTIDSHIVKMKATGADVFFNITTPKFAAQAIKKNSEIGWKPLHFLNNVSASIGSVMKPAGFENGQDIISSQYFKDPTDAQWKTDAAMKAWNEFLDKYYPEANRADASVMYAYIVSQGLVHVLKACGDDLTRANVMKQAASIKDLELGGLLPGVKVNTSATDFAPLSQLQLIRFKGENWERFGEILSGDVGG encoded by the coding sequence ATGTCCGTTATCAACTTGCGACTGGGAGCCTTTGCGGCTGCCCTCGCACTGCTCGCCGCGACCAGCAGCGGCGCATTGGCACAAAAGAAATACGACACCGGCGCCACCGACACCGAGATCAAGATCGGCAACATCATGCCCTACAGCGGGCCGGCCTCGGCCTACGGCGTGATCGGAAAAACCGAAGAGGCCTATTTCAGGAAGATCAACGCCGAGGGCGGCATCAACGGCCGCAAGATCAACTTCGTCAGCTATGACGACGCCTACAGCCCGCCGAAGACGGTGGAGCAGGCGCGCAAGCTGGTCGAGAGTGACGAGGTGCTGCTCGTCTTCAATTCGCTGGGCACGCCGCCGAACACCGCGATCCAGAAGTACCTGAACACGAAGAAGGTGCCGCAACTGTTCGTCGCCACCGGCGCGACCAAGTGGAACGACCCCAAGGACTTCCCCTGGACCATGGGCTGGCAGCCCAACTACCAGAGCGAGTCGGCGATCTATGCGAAGTACATTCTGAAGAACAACCCGAACGCCAAGATCGCCGTGCTTTATCAGAACGACGACTACGGCAAGGACTATCTAAAAGGCTTCAAGGACGGGCTCGGCGCCAAGGCAGCCTCGATGATCGTGATCGAGGAGAGCTACGAGGTTTCCGAACCGACCATCGACTCTCACATCGTCAAGATGAAAGCGACCGGCGCCGACGTGTTCTTCAACATCACCACGCCGAAATTCGCGGCGCAGGCGATCAAGAAGAACTCCGAGATCGGCTGGAAGCCGCTGCACTTCCTCAACAACGTCTCGGCATCGATCGGCAGCGTGATGAAGCCGGCCGGCTTCGAGAATGGACAGGACATCATCTCGTCGCAATACTTCAAGGATCCAACTGACGCCCAATGGAAGACCGATGCCGCGATGAAGGCATGGAACGAGTTCCTGGATAAGTATTATCCGGAAGCCAACCGGGCCGATGCATCAGTGATGTACGCCTATATCGTCTCTCAAGGCTTGGTGCACGTGTTAAAGGCCTGCGGCGACGACCTCACCCGCGCAAACGTCATGAAGCAGGCGGCCAGCATCAAGGACCTCGAACTCGGCGGCCTGCTGCCTGGGGTCAAGGTCAACACGTCGGCGACCGATTTTGCTCCGCTCTCGCAATTGCAACTGATAAGGTTCAAGGGCGAGAACTGGGAACGCTTCGGCGAAATTCTCTCCGGCGACGTCGGCGGCTAA